In Accipiter gentilis unplaced genomic scaffold, bAccGen1.1, whole genome shotgun sequence, the genomic stretch cgctgccagggataactcagagtcacaccttcctcgcaagtggtagaattttctttatgagtggaaaaaaggttttggtggttttgggttgtggcttgttgttttttgaagtatttatcgcacgagctctgcatatccattgtgtctgaactcctgccagattttcatgccaggtgcttgtgcaaagcctgcatacacgcttacttgtttccatttcttgttttgaattctgaagaagttgacttgtgctcgagcagggtttgagtctgacttgcgacgttatccttgctcttgtgctatgggatgctctgtttcttgttttcctgcctgcagaaaggatgcgggtaccacctggacctttttgtggtggccgcgatgctcggggtgtgctccgTGATGGGGCTGCTCTGGTtcgtggctgcgaccgtcctgtccatcacccacgtgaatagcctcaaagtagagtctgactgctcagctccaggagaacaacccaagtttctggggatacgagagcagagagtcactggcttgctgatctttgtgctcatgggctgctccgtcttcttcacttctgtgttaaaggtgagaggaaaatgcaaaccacccaacaaccgcgagcttgttggaggttacagcaaaacagtcccctctctgcaggcctgagtagttagttgtggagcggaggaggaggaggtgatcccaacccttggggcttgacccacggtgggaaccagcctcagttaggctttgcagcccttcaggcccccgtttggtgtgctcaaggcgagcgagcaacgcaactgcttgaatttttgggtgtctttcaggcccgcccatgtttatgggttacagttgagcatattcagaccagcacatctgctgtctttcaaacaggcagccctttactggctgcaatttgctccccaaatgcccgggagcagccgttcccaggagctaaacacactgaggtcatccccgtgggcttccttgcacgttcctcccacaaagtaatctcgtctctaggctaaaaggaggcctgtggcctttgcctgttgccccaagaataggcagaagtgtttcttctaccgccagagaatgcggcatagggtagcacgggtgaaatcgcctgttttcctccaacctttctggaaaataggattattctgaggagaggtaactcccaagttcagcctaaagcagagccttagctcactcgtgcgcacaaaatctttaatggttaaaatctgacccatctctaagcctgaatggaagctggaaagcttcaagcaattttaggcagtgcccatggaagagggtggtaatactgaaaatgcaatacagaaaaagaaacgattgctttcttcctttttttttttcttcccccccccagtttataccaatgcctgtgctttatggcgtctttctctacatgggtgtgtcgtcattcagaggaattcaggtacggactgttttacagcatgcagcatgctgtctccctggtattttgtctcggtagcagcagggaaaaaagcagttgcatgggaaaaacttctcgcagagcaagcaatgaaactcttttgtgtaagaaaaagattggtggaggcacaggagttatatagggctgggaggaccaggcaagttcagcgctctctgttgcagggtttagggcaggtcagtgtttggttacgtgaaagcgggggaattcagtgcaaagggaaggcagtttctaccactggtggaaatcctcgcggggggattcagtgggccaagaattgctaataatggaatggcatggaatagttgccgtttggtgggcagctctcaggggcaagccggttgctagatggagcgaagggaaaatgggtgctgctcccaggaggaatgcggtgggatccaggatttctgacggcaagcgagatgctgcaaagtgcctccacatctcgagagggccagcaacttgccgcagtcccaaggtggcaacctttcccttttattttgcagttctttgatcgcttgaagctgttttggatgccggcgaaacaccagccggatttcatctacctgcggcacgtgcccttgcgaaaggtgcatttcttcacggcgatccagctgacctgccttgtcctgctctggaccatcaaggtgtcccgtgccgccatcatctttcccatgatggtaagagctgccaccgcttgGCAgtggggtgtttgcagcgttggagtgagaggtggcatcgtctctgagctcaccgcatcttccctcttattcgtgaaggttttggctctcgtctttgtccggaaagcgatggatttctgcttctcaaagcgggagctcagctttctggatgaccttatgccagaaaggaagaagaagttggacgatgctgatgtgcggaaaacagactccacaatcagtaagattgtaaagtaggtatgttcattcagcgctgggcagcacggggggtagtcccaccaaggTCATGCGCAcctgatttggcagttcactttaaatttatacagtcaagtgttacatatacatagagtttcgcagtATGCTTATACATAGGCATTATCTATCCCCGCTTcttattaaaattagctctaggaagtcatttccatagtctcctctcaattgcgcttgtgcagtgcctccttatggtggttgtctggtggtcgtgaagatgaaggctatATGTCTTCTTCACGCTGAAcccttaaccttctgtccctgcgcagactcagttgtctcttggcatttgtccaaatcctaaggccagtcttggctggttcttggagttGACTGcggcttcttatcaaggactatctcctgtcccagtcagcctcaacaatgcaaacgttaaacatcacttctcatccccttgggccgtatctacctctattgaaacttctttaacttcattataagctagataattattaaacaattcccatctacattcataaatctactatatctactaaggttcctttggttccccgtctcaatgccagaaatgaagccggagaagaagaagaggtaaggcttgctgggTCCTcagggctggacatctccgtcgggctgtgagattgcctgtttctcttacagcttgtctggaaacgttgggggaagatcagcatccaatcgaaatagatcccaatagcctggaTCCCAcgttgtaacctttgtttcctcaagtagcagtgagctgaacagttgaatacaggtgtaatttttaaaacgagtcgtttttcacaaaggtcattatcattatgatgattattattaaatgctgctgctgctgctgctgttgctgctgctgctggcaagatttgctcataatcgtgttttgaacacacaatccccctgccccgaaatctttggagtgaacggtttctcccctgctgcactaatacctatagctgccaaggggcagaagcagagggcagactgctaagtttgtgctgggcattcagcttatctccactttgaccaaagacagagaacgtgatttgtcccttttttacatcaggagtccaggagggtgatggaagctgctgctgctgcaagttcagttcagctgcacgtggggaagaccagtgacgtggatatcccaaagcaaagcagtgacaggtaaagccccaccaagctccaggacccccggcaagatttagcttgaaggtgtttggcagagttttctccacttgcctctttgtgggggaTCCCGtggaaaccagcaggcagcttggtgggaaaatcaaattcaggggcagggctgcagaaggtgattgcagggctctgaccgcaagcagagtggctgcagcactcgcttttgaccccaaaccttgcctcatcagtgcctttacggtagctggagatcctcatacttacacatgaggagttgcaggcgtgatctgtaccagcagtggcttaggaacccggaccggggctaagccccagcaagagcctttgcacagagctgttgctctgcagctccccggcttgcctcccaaaactcctcatccagcaaaacctcccacgcttatgcggagctttgattctcggggctccactgttcctcttgctgatgctaatgcccttggcatcagttcccataatcacggattgctatgtaaaatatttattgcaggactgatccttctgagattgttatcctggatgaaatgtcacaaacgaccatatggaaggctctcactttgaagacagaaaccctttgaatccagggaggaaaaaggtaaaggattgcacgtgaacgtgaccgtgctcctctgcaagcgacggcgcacacctacgcttttcccacgctttggccggcaaggctgagcaaacggcctgtccctgggaacaggcattgtggaccgtggcatgcaaaccagctcctctctgctggggtggtcccccaaacagggctgaatcagcagcagctggcaggtcttccactgatgatgctctccctctttttctcttcccttcgcctttccccactcccgcttttcatgtttaggaatcttgactttgaagaagaggagtgagagcgtgactcggggatgtgccaacgcagacagagggagaaagcgctttgtttcagttggaggattcccattaaagccatgcagatgttttcagttatccttggtgtgcttcaggcattcagtatctctagaccagcaagctgaggtgaaggtcacagtcaaggggagtttggtggtgttaagtctgtgtgcgtacgtgcgtgtgggggtgtgggtttgtagtggtagagggactgctactgctttatcattcagtgctcttcttttaatacctaattcctcctctttttttttcccctcttttttccaaatgtaaactgggaatgtccaaaataattttctgttatagttgatgcattctccactttcttcttgatcatgaccgggtttttggtctggtttggggtcctggctttaattcactcttatgtctcttactggtacgagagggatgccctctgcagcagggcagcatagagagcgtccgagcagttggcctaaggtgaaagaaaacatttgctccctgcgctccagttttacctctcttggtcggtttggttttgggtttgttttttttgctttggctctgccatcagcctgggagctgcaaaatgcagaactgccaccttcttgtcccctgggtgtaaactgcatctaagggagcacttcaggtatttgattttgaatacaccgtatggtcacaggagtggccagatgagacctggggctctgtgtccctgggctgctccctctgttgttcctccactttccttctgtattggatctggctgagttggagttcctttaccccacagcagccctcgtagtgctgtgctctgtactggtagctagaaagctgttgataacacagcagtgttttggccatggctgagcggtgctggcacagcatcaaggctgtctctctaacattcccccgtctccagtaggctgggggtgggcaagatcttgggaggcgacgtagccaggaagaagaggcatctaggtagcaagtaaatcttaggtcccttcagatgctggggaccctgcgttcatgcagcattgggcagaccccagatggattttcccttggcacgctttacggtggagaagcggagaagttcctccttttggtcattcacggtattatgcaacttttcttagaagaaaacacctctgtgcgtaaaggatgttcacacgcggacttctcgctgcactttaggtaacggcagggccgcgcaggtggcgtaatcgctggtaccaagcaggagctgcctggaggctcctctgttacagtcaaccagctccgtttatcctgcggccaagggacatgtgtagggacgcagcctgaaggccacgctgcacgtacagcgcagcacagacctgcacccgctcagggtaactgttaggtggatccctaactcctggaggtacagtgatctcccagtcaggatctctgcaccaggctgtgaaactgcacggtaactcgggaaccggagaaggtccagatctggaggggatggttaaccacagggcctcacgttgaacctcctctaagctcgtcctgtgcttacagggttctcgagcttctcgggcatctcccagactggccggttactgccagctccctcgttcctacgttcccctccctgcctgcctgccccactttggcccctgcagcagcactcagctgagcaccctccgttgctcctggggaaagagcgtcctccttgctctccgtggcgttcccccagcacacggtgctgtagcaaggacaaggcagtcagatacagacacagcctgttgaacagagcgtcctgcacgcagtgcttccgatagagcagctcaggagcaaggaggtgagctgggtgtgctgcctctcacaaagagcattctacatcggcgaccttccccgttggaccctctgcagcctctctttttcccggtgttgtaggtgttaggttgtgtggttaaaggttcatctccacaaacgcagaggaggacaaaggagcaatggcaggcaggggaaccccagtgacctaggcagaggcaagggagcaccctgctgtggcttttgccagggctgtcacaggagagggctcgaccacattgcctgggtatgaggctcaccagacaagtattgactctcccttgctcacttcacagactgacggggggaatgcgcttctgtggccatgccctgcctctgaagcccggccgtagacaaaaaaccggctcaaactgtgaaggttaccaggcaacacgtgactgggtgcacgtgtgcggcaaggtctgtgcgtgtgaatgtctgaaactgagttctgagctgtcaagcagaagcctgcttcttgctacacgcagccagcgtgggctggttgtaaatttgggtaacacctggaataatcaaaagtggcgtgtcccgaatcctacagttagtaaagagctaggagagagaagccttaatttggaggctgatcaggcattgtactgctcacatagacagattaggaaaactgggggcgtggggttccagaaagaagaggtggtgtcaaaaagaagggttcccagaaagaagaagggatcttgaagagaagcaagggacccaggaaggaaaaggtgaagatcctggctggaggaaatatcctggaagtggcggaagatcttggagaccagagagccgcgtggagacaagtgccaggggatgcccagggaccttgaccagcaccctgcgaaactggtaagggcgagcagctgcacagcaggaaccaaggtgacgttctgcctgaccttcccggacctgcagtagctgggataggggagttggatcaagcaactgcaggattcagtaggaatgcatttcacgaaggtaaagaggacacagcagtggcttggaaatgctggttggtttaatggtaaaactggaattattctgtgaactgtgcattccttttaatatggacttaatttaaaatagctgctttgaagttgttctgacttcaccttaatcgacacctgcaatcttcatcattttatctcctccaacagccaaaccataccctgcccctccccaccccctgcaaaaagaaccccaaaaccaacccaggaaaagaaagacttcaagggcaagctaggcagcaaagttgtgcgagattggtcaaactgctcaaagtttgccgagagattggagcttgcaattcagatgtacgtcgctcagcgtggggagggtagtacgcacctttcactggagtcagagggaaaaacggggagaagggagctgcagcgtaaagagtaaaggacctgacattcttaggaaaactctcctttttctttccttttccttgctccttcgcttccagatctccgtggtcgcagtttgtgctgcctcacctccagcacagcgtgcagaatgaaacgacggtcacagaattcgtcctcctggggttctgcagcaccccagccctgcagcgctgcctctttggccttttctctgccctctgctctgccactctgatgggaaacgcacttgtctttctgcttatctgcctggactactgcctccacagccccatgtacttcttcctctgccacctctccatcgcggacatctgctacgcctccagcaatgtcccccgtatgctaaggagcctccgtggacaaggcagaaccccctcctttgctgggtgtggggcacagagccatctttatttaatctttgcacttagagcgtgcgtgctgctggccgtcatgtctcatgttcgctacgtggcaatctgccgtcccccgcgctatgccctcatcgtgatctggaggctgcgcctcacccttgccacatttctgtgggctttggcgttcgtatttggtacactg encodes the following:
- the LOC126036822 gene encoding electroneutral sodium bicarbonate exchanger 1-like; the encoded protein is MGLLWFVAATVLSITHVNSLKVESDCSAPGEQPKFLGIREQRVTGLLIFVLMGCSVFFTSVLKFIPMPVLYGVFLYMGVSSFRGIQFFDRLKLFWMPAKHQPDFIYLRHVPLRKVHFFTAIQLTCLVLLWTIKVSRAAIIFPMMVLALVFVRKAMDFCFSKRELSFLDDLMPERKKKLDDADVRKTDSTISKIVK